The region aatttattaataatagACTTTTGATCTAAAGTCATCCACATCATGTAATATTTGTTTGCTGAAAAATTTCTTTCAAACAAACGGTTTTGAAACTAACTGGATGCATACACGTGCACACAAATAAACTTTTAGCCTTTCAACTACCCTTTTCTTCCATCCAGCTACATTTACTTCAATAGCTTTCCATTTTTTGTCCTGCGTAATATAAACACACTTAATCAGTAAATAGCAATCAGCTTTGACATGCCAAGGTCAAGATTAAAgtgtgaaataaataaatatttacaaCAATATGCTACAAAAGTATATTTAGTGATTATCATATACAGATGAAAAAGACATACAAATTTGgcttttatatattaaatgtggTCTAAAAAGCATCTTCTAAATGGTTTTGTTGACCAAAACATGTCAATCACCTCATAATTATACAAAAGGCAATATAATGCCATTATAATATGAAGTGTGCACGTAAAACCAAGACAAGAACAAGGCTTTTGTCtaaaggaatatatatatatatatatatatatatatatatatatatatatatatatatatatatatatatatatatatatatatatatatggaaaagtgaatatacctttaagggtatataagcttaggtacccaaactcatcaTATTACATCGTTTTGTATAATATATACACATTATAATTGTCTAATGTTCTTCTAATTCAACATTTAACTTGATTCATTccaaaaattttataaattttatatttatctttcttttacataattttcatttttaactataatatatatagcctagtagaTGTTCGACATAAAAAAacgatgtaagaggaagataatagtgaaatttcgaaaatcttgaaagtaaatcaagttaggggttgaagtttaagaacattataatgattatatcaaacaaaatgacgtattatggtgagtttgggtacctaagcttatatatatatatatatatatatatatatatatatatatatatatatatatatatatatatatatatatatatatatatatatatatatatatataaacaattattgtgttaatatataaaaaatttggacaaactattttaaaaatggaTAGATGCATAATGATATAATACTAAATTTacatataaattaattaattagtttTAAATTTAACCTTATATTTATGGCATTGATTTAATTATGTTgtcctatcattttcatctcctTGTCAAATTCTTCATAAACGAACATCACCATCAGAACGCACCAACTAAACATCACAACTGATCATTCTTTGCCTTCTCTGATTTATCATGGTCGGACACAACAACGCCGCCAATGACATCCACCGGTTGTTGTTTTATTGCAGTGGCAGTAACTGcctctttcatttttatttttgacaaCCAACAagttgattagtttgatcaaattCCTCCATAAAGGGTGTGCTCATGATTAGTTTGATCTGTCTTTTTCTTCGAATTCTATCGGAATATCAAAGGAAACTTCGTTTCTTGCTTGAAAATTCATCAAATCTTAGGCATGTTCCTCATTTAACTTTTTTTCATTAGGATGCAGTGATAACGTGTACTCTTTTATTTATGAGTTATACATTATGCATGTAAACCATTAATAACTATACAAAGAAAATAAAGTTTATATAAGTCATTATATTTATCTATTTGAAGCTTAGGAGTACGATATCAAGATAATAAAGACAAACATCATGATCCAATTTTAAGATGAAAAAACatacattttttaaaaaaattcaaaaaaatgacAATGTATTCTCTGAATAATGAATGTgttgttttgaaaataatttttgaGGGAATTACTAATCTAGTCATTTTCTCTAATTATCTATccaaaaatagcaaaaaaaaaattactttagCCAAAAATAGCCCCCGAAAGAGTAGATGGCTAGAGTTGACTACGGTCAAATGGAGGTAATCTACTGTTTTATGCAAGGCAATGGGTAACTGTTTTCTGGCTCGTCTACTCTTTCTACTCTTTCATAACCCATTGGCTCATAGTATATAATGTATAATTTTTCAGATTAGgttatttttttggtatttttttcttGGTTCACCTACTATTTTCTCTCAATGGAGCACTTGAGAACAGCGAGGTACGTCTATTTTTTATCAAGATTTTACTGTATTCTTGATTAGAGGTAGTTTTTATACATGAGGATAACTTAAAAaacgaaaaaatatatatattaaaatcgtAGGCTTCATACGAAACCTATAGTGTACAAGTCCACAATGCACAGGTTGTGCAGTGTGGACTTATACACCGTAGGTTTCATATGAACCCTAcggattttttttttcgttttttttaaatgttgtaACCTGTAACCAGTTATATCTATGTTATGATTCTATGATTCTTTTCAAAGAActttaaaaaaatttaacaaaaCTGTAATTTTTTTGGAAACCTATGGTGTACAATCAATTAATGCACAGTTTGTGCATTACAAGGTTGTACACCGTAGGTTTCCTTAAACCTATGAGTTTTTTTTcgttattttaaacaaaaaaggtTATAACCAATAAAATAACTACTCTATATTTtacaaacaatatttttttttatcaaaataattctcaataaaactactctccatttatttaaaaaaaataattaaaaccaTAGACTTTAACCCAGAACCATAGGGTATTAGTTTGTCGATAGAAAACTGTAGGTTTTAAAATAACCTACGGTTTTAGatgttcaaaataattttttttatacttaACCCGAAACAGTAGTCTATTTGGCAAAACAATAACCTATTCTAATTACCTACGGATTTGTGGGTTATTTTTGGACAATAGCTAGTTTTTGGCTAAAAATGATCAAGTAGTTACTTAATTAGGCTAGATTAGTAATTTCCACTAATTAAAAATTAATAGATTAGTCATTGTTTTTATGTAATTCGTGAAATATTTCATAATTATTAAATTGTGACAGTGTATTATGTTAAGAATAAAGTTCTTTCTTTTAAAAATAGTCATGGAATTTAGCCGACTCTTTGTTTttggttgaattttttttttctagaatatgtgtttttatataattatttcgAGAATATATCAATTTCAAAGAAATTTTATAACAGTCATGAGAACGATGTTCGGTGATTTTCActtgtattttatatgatttattacgAGAATTAATTTTCATGAGAATATATGGTTTATTAGTGGAGGCATGATATGGGTCGTTAGAAATAGAATAGGCCGAGCCAGGACGCCCAATTGTACGAGTCTAGTGATACTCAAATCAATTTAGACCAAAACCACACAAAACATCTACAGTCAAATCATTGATGATGTCATTTaactaaaaaaacgaaaaaaacaaGGAGACTACTTTTTTAAACAAAGATAAAATAGTCATTTTGAAACGTTTAATATCACCCATTTTttcaacaaatattatattttgtCATATCTATTTCCCGTTTTAGTAAAAATGAAAgattttttcaaaatttcatatctcggattttaaacatgtttttaaaattttgaaatcatGGAATTCCTAGATCTGAAATTGAAATcccaaatgatttttttttttttaatatgatatAATGCCAGTATGAAATAATCTGAATTCCGAAATATCCTTTGGTATGGCCAAATGAGCATATTAATATAACCGAAAAAAATCGATCGTTTTTTcacattccaaaacttgaaatgACCAAACTGCCCGTATTTCAAAACTCAATTAATCATACATCTCCGTGCCTTGACATACGCAGTTACCCCACCCAACACTTTCAGATCTAACCAACCCCTCTATACAATCCCACCCTGAACTTCATCCTCCCCATaccaccccaccccacccccaAATAACAAACAGATCCCTAAAGATTATCCCCATCCCCATTTTCACTCAACATCTATACTCCaccattcatcatcaaccgaataATAtgtcacacaacaccaccaatcGACGCAACTTTCCAGCTCCTATCCCAGAAACACCCATGGATCCCACCCATCATCctaaacccaccaccaccaccaccaccaccactcacCCACCAGATCCCACCGTCACCACCGTCCAAAACATATCCAATCACTTCTCTAGATTGTACTTGAATCATAAATCTCGTTCATCTATAAGAACCTCCACTCAACCTCCTCCTGTTGATACCCATTTGCAAGCTATTTCCACAGTCTCCGACGGCTCAACCACCGCATCTTTGACCAAATCACATAGTCAAAAGACCAGAATATCCCAGAAAAGAGGAAAAccccattattattattattatcatagcGATAAACCAGTTAAGGAACAGCCTGTTAttgatgaagaacaagaagacaaCATCAAGAGAGCCATTGTAGTCAGCAACAAAATACCCACCAAGAAAGCAGAAGATTACGTGAATTTGAAGTCACCAAATCAAGAAAAAAGTGGAGATGAGGTGAAAAAATTACAACAAGGGTATGATATCACAAAGCAGTCTTTATCATCAATAGGTATGGGTAAGGGCAGGAGGAGGTCATTTGGTAGTAGCTCACAAGCTGAGTTGGCTGATTTCTTTGCGTGTAATGGCGTCAAAGTGGTTTCTGCTGACATGCCTCCCTATATGCAGATCCATGTTGTTGATGTTACACGAAAAACCTATGATAGCTTGGAAAAGTTCACTGCCAAAACCCTTGCTTTAACTCTCAAAAAGGTACAACTTTTCCTTTAATTTTCTGCAACTTTTGCATTAATTGGtagtttatgagtttttttttttttttttctaattattgCACCACTGCATTAATGCTAAACTGGTATTGGAGTGTTGAATCTTGATGTTTGATCTCCATCTATATCTGTGATTAATCATTGCAATCTATGTCTTGGGCAATCAatgtagttccatgtcatgtgaTTTCCCAAAATTAACGACTACAAATTCGTGTCTAATTTAGCAACTACTTTTGGTGGATAATATACTTTTATGACAAagattaatttgaaattttaaatgaatGACAATTAATGTTTTTTTGGGGGTGGAATTGATTGCTGATGTGAAGAGCAGGTAGGTCAAAGTTAATGAGGACTAGGGTTGGTGTTTGGTTTAATATCTGAGGGAATCTTGATATTTGATCATTGATGTAATAAGAGCTGTGGTGGGGCTGATTAGATTGACAACATAGATGCATCATGTATTTTTACTATATCCTCTTAAATTCATAAATTTGCTAAATCAGTGAAAAGGGTACCCATGAGTATTCTTATTGTCTGTCTCTATTAAGCACTTTCTCTTAATGATGTTTATCTGGTATATATAGATTACTAAAGAAAAATGCACATGGGATTCTATTTTAAGTAGCCCTCTAACGAGGGTATAGGCGTACCCCTATATTTGGGACAGCATAGAAAGTTAGAAACATCATGTCTTAGAAGGGGACCCTTAAGCATAAAGTAATTAAGTACAATTCTTGATTCAATGTTTTTGGCTTTTTGCTATGAATGATGAAGAGTAGGACGTTTATGTCTTTTTGCTCAAACAAGAGATGGAGAGTGCATCTTGGTCATACTTTTTTGGATGAGACAAAAGTGGACATCAATGTTATTCAAATGCATGTCAAACACAGTATAACGTGCATGTTTTGACTTGTCTATGTAATTTGTAACAAATTAGCCTTAACACAAAAACACTTTTTTTGGTATTTGTTCAGGAGTTTGATGGGGTTTATGGACCAGCATGGCATTGTATTGTGGGGTCAAGTTTTGGGTCATTTGTGACACATTCAGTGGGTGGATTCTTGTATTTCTCCATGGATCAGAAGCTTTATGTTCTCCTTTTCAAGACTGCTGTTCAAAGAGCACATTGACATTGTTGATGAAAAGGTTTTCTTTATAGATATAGTGTAAAATTTTGGCAATCCTACCTCATGCATAGATAGGTGTACCTCATGCATGGATAGTTGTACTTTATGACTCAAATAGTGGCTCCCTTCCACAAGTAAATGAATTATAGTTTCTTACCTCTTCTTTCTTCGCCATGTGTACCTCTTCTTTCTAAACATAAATTTGTTTAGATTTTTTGTAGCCCACAACTtaaaacttataaactataaatatatcaaaattctcaTTAAAGAAAAATTATAAACTCCTACTTCACTATGAGGGAGTTATTACAATAATGGCAACCATGTTACCAAGAAATAGCAATGTTCAACTAAACACAACAAATTACACAAACAACACGTGCAAACTCCAGCTTGATGGTCAAAACACAGCATTCTTGTATAAGAATTCAAAAGAGATGACACGATTAGGCTAAAGTAATGTCTGAATGACAAATCTGTTGAGCCACAGGGCTAATAGGGATGAAACCCGAGGGGGATATGAGAGCATCTATGAAAACATCACTTGGGGTGACTGGTATAACGCCTTCTTCTACTATTTGCACTGAATAAGATAGTGCAACTGCAAAAAGAGGACCACAAAGCTTATTTATTGGTATTGTGTTTGTTACAAGCTTTCTAAGATACTTGTCATTCACATCTTTGTACACAGAAGATGGATAGGGAGTGAGCCCTTATCCCACATTTTTAGATGGAACAAAAAATTGCAACTTTTGTCTCATTGACATCAGTATCGATCCAACACACACCAAAGTCCAAACACAATAAAGCTTGTTCTGACATGTAATGTGAGGTGATGTCATGCACAACAATCTGTGTTCTTTAAATTAAGATCTTGGtttgtgaaagaaaaaaaaacaaccaCCATTGAAAAACTTACTTAGAAGAGGCTGCTTCCAGTTTCGTTGTGTTGCAAGTTCTTGGTATTTTGAGAGGAAGGTATCGTAGTAACTACACAATGAGAAAATATGAAAAAGTAAAGCAAAAACGATTAAACGaatggattttttttattaaaaaaaagtaagGATTTAATGGAGAAAGTCtgattttgttgacttttatGGTATGAAGTAAAACATACCCTCCACCACGGCCCAATCGCCTTCCAGTTTTATCAAAGGCAAGTCCTTGAAAGAAAATTAAGATAAATCATCATCAGATATAATAAGTCTTTGAACAATGAATCATTTGATCTTTGTTGCGAGAAATTACCAGGCAACAGGAGCAGGTCAACAGGTTCATTTGCAAGCATCACTGCAATGATCAGAGCCTTAAtagatttttttaataaaagctATAAAGATATTAAAATTGTTTTACAAATCTAACCATCTTCACGATCATTCCCATTGGCATCAACTGGAGCTGGCTCTAAAATGTTCATGGAGTTTGCAATTAAATCATCCATACCACAAATATTTAGCATTCTCATGTGGCAATTCTTGTCCTCCACCCGTGGAACATAAAGTTTCTTTCTGGTTTGTGTTTCACCATCTTCATTAACAAATAGATAGAAAATTTCAACTTCATATATCAATATGATTGAGAGATTACATAGAAAAAACTCCAGGGATGTTTGGTTCACAGAAAGTTTTGGAAGGAATTGAATCCTTCTCTAAGGAAAACACACCTTTTGTTGGATTCTGTAAGATATGCTGCAACATCTTTGACGTATCAACTTCTCTCAATGCACTACAGCTTATGTAAGCACATAATCCCTTACAAGACTTGAACCATGGAGCTTCCAATATCAGATTCTGAATTGCATCATCTGTACGGACAAACAACTAATTTTGACTTCCAACTTATGAGGTCTTTACATATCACTTTACTAATCCATTACAAGTTCAATGAAGCAAGATCGATTCGAGATGCTCTAAACTATAATGAGAATTACGTTTGATTTGAAATGCCACAAGCAGCTTGGCTAGATCGTTTCGTAGACTAAATACCATCAAACTGGAAATTAATTATCAACCCATACAAAAACATCACTATTCGAAATGCCAAATTTCTGATCAGAATTTATCAGGAAAATGGAGACAACTAAACCCTAGCTAGACAAAATTTAACTGAAATCACATATTTTCACACACGCACATACGGATTGACGAAAATACCTTCGTGAGATCTAAGGGCGGGGTCCATTGATCTGAGATCCTTCTTGATTTTCGATCGGAGAACCCGTTTCTGGGTAAATATGGCTTCGAGGTGATTGTCCTGGGTGGTCATGGTGGCTGAGGCGGCGGAGGAGCGAGGAAGAGCGTAGGAGGAAGAAGGCAGTTGTGGGCGCAGGATAAGAGAGCGAGTACAGGAGAGGGCGCGGGGAAATGCGGGTCTTGCTATTGTGCACTGGTGGGACATGATCACTGCGACCAACTTCCTGAACCCTTTGTACGACGAACCCATGTGACCTCAGTTTTCTGACCATTTTTTATTACATAAAAACTGTTGTATCCgagtaaactttttttttttttttttttatgttgtatgaaaatatatttttgtcAATTATCTTATcgacaaataaaacaaaaaactttACACACCAACATAAACGTAACAAATGTTGTTGTATACTGACACAATAACGTTATTCAAAAATCCGTTTGAATTTAGTGGATCAATATTAAGAATTAAGCTTCCGAAGATGTTGAGCTATTTCTGTCAATATTTTAGTTCCTTCATCGCCTTTTTCAAGCGTCATTGCGGTTTGCTTCAAGAATCCACTCTCCGCTTCAATGGCAGCCAATTTCTCCCTCATTAGATTCACCTCTTTCATAAATGAGGCGTTATCACCTGTAAAATTACTCAAATCGGTAAAAAGAATTGAAAAACCCAACAAAAATCATAGGTTCCTTCCGGTTACCTGTATCTCTGTCTTCCGGTTCTTGATCCT is a window of Lactuca sativa cultivar Salinas chromosome 1, Lsat_Salinas_v11, whole genome shotgun sequence DNA encoding:
- the LOC111916796 gene encoding uncharacterized protein LOC111916796 produces the protein MSHNTTNRRNFPAPIPETPMDPTHHPKPTTTTTTTTHPPDPTVTTVQNISNHFSRLYLNHKSRSSIRTSTQPPPVDTHLQAISTVSDGSTTASLTKSHSQKTRISQKRGKPHYYYYYHSDKPVKEQPVIDEEQEDNIKRAIVVSNKIPTKKAEDYVNLKSPNQEKSGDEVKKLQQGYDITKQSLSSIGMGKGRRRSFGSSSQAELADFFACNGVKVVSADMPPYMQIHVVDVTRKTYDSLEKFTAKTLALTLKKEFDGVYGPAWHCIVGSSFGSFVTHSVGGFLYFSMDQKLYVLLFKTAVQRAH
- the LOC111916795 gene encoding LOW QUALITY PROTEIN: 5-formyltetrahydrofolate cyclo-ligase, mitochondrial (The sequence of the model RefSeq protein was modified relative to this genomic sequence to represent the inferred CDS: deleted 1 base in 1 codon) gives rise to the protein MVRKLRSHGFVVQRVQEVVAVIMSHQCTIARPAFPRALSCTRSLILRPQLPSSSYALPRSSAASATMTTQDNHLEAIFTQKRVLRSKIKKDLRSMDPALRSHEDDAIQNLILEAPWFKSCKGLCAYISCSALREVDTSKMLQHILQNPTKDGETQTRKKLYVPRVEDKNCHMRMLNICGMDDLIANSMNILEPAPVDANGNDREDVMLANEPVDLLLLPGLAFDKTGRRLGRGGGYYDTFLSKYQELATQRNWKQPLLIALSYSVQIVEEGVIPVTPSDVFIDALISPSGFIPISPVAQQICHSDITLA